One window of Botrimarina mediterranea genomic DNA carries:
- a CDS encoding GP88 family protein encodes MTRQPTASRLRVLRTGDPQSMFHYHHPKEILERLGRPSRLLSSSAKSEKSRSVDVLSRSMYLTPGVFCPRASEGCLRACLGHTSGRMTMLQSANARDRRTALYAVDQEHFMDLLRCDLRLLREDARREGMTPAVRLNGTSDAQWETLHGELFVEFDDIDFYDYTKVPSRVRQFLLGRRGLSDFPFNYHLTFSLSETNAAEARSLLAEGAGVAVVFWPSLPETYWGYPVIDGDKHDARFLDDEEAPTRGGYVVGLRAKGIAREDLSGFVVQQAGEPASVKRGVAA; translated from the coding sequence ATGACCAGACAACCAACCGCTTCACGGCTCCGGGTGCTCCGTACGGGGGACCCGCAGTCGATGTTTCACTACCACCACCCCAAGGAAATCCTCGAGCGACTCGGGCGGCCAAGCCGGCTCTTGTCGTCGTCCGCGAAGTCGGAGAAATCTCGCTCGGTCGATGTCCTGTCCCGGTCGATGTACCTCACCCCCGGGGTCTTCTGCCCCCGCGCTAGTGAGGGCTGCCTCCGGGCTTGCCTGGGGCATACGTCGGGGCGGATGACGATGCTGCAATCGGCTAACGCCCGAGACCGCCGCACGGCGCTCTACGCGGTGGACCAGGAGCACTTCATGGACCTGCTGCGCTGCGACTTGCGGCTGCTCAGGGAAGACGCACGACGGGAGGGGATGACGCCCGCCGTGCGGCTCAACGGAACGAGCGACGCCCAGTGGGAGACTTTGCACGGTGAGTTGTTCGTCGAGTTCGATGACATCGACTTCTACGACTACACCAAAGTCCCTTCACGGGTCCGTCAGTTCCTGTTGGGCCGACGGGGGCTGTCCGACTTCCCGTTCAACTACCACCTGACGTTCTCGCTCAGCGAGACGAACGCGGCCGAGGCCCGTTCGCTCCTGGCCGAGGGCGCCGGGGTGGCGGTCGTCTTCTGGCCGAGTCTACCTGAGACGTACTGGGGCTACCCCGTCATCGACGGCGACAAGCACGACGCGAGGTTCCTCGACGACGAAGAGGCTCCAACAAGGGGCGGCTATGTCGTGGGGCTGCGCGCCAAGGGCATCGCCCGAGAAGACCTGTCGGGGTTTGTGGTGCAACAGGCCGGCGAGCCGGCCAGCGTGAAACGAGGCGTAGCGGCGTGA
- a CDS encoding DUF1580 domain-containing protein encodes MTGEIDLHNETLFPLSEVPARLPRRRGRRVHLQSVHRWARRGLRGVVLETVRVGHSRYTSAEALGRFLKATNQPTATSDYNDAIEKLLTQRGM; translated from the coding sequence ATGACCGGCGAAATCGACCTACACAACGAGACGCTGTTCCCGCTGAGCGAGGTCCCCGCCCGCCTGCCGCGGCGGCGGGGCCGCAGGGTCCACCTGCAGTCGGTCCACCGCTGGGCCCGCCGCGGCCTCCGCGGCGTCGTGCTGGAGACCGTCCGGGTGGGCCACTCCCGCTACACGTCGGCCGAAGCGCTGGGGCGTTTCCTGAAAGCGACGAATCAGCCGACGGCTACAAGCGACTACAACGACGCAATCGAAAAGTTGCTGACGCAGCGCGGAATGTGA